From one Methanobrevibacter woesei genomic stretch:
- a CDS encoding 2-oxoacid:ferredoxin oxidoreductase subunit beta: MENSNPYGNKFLPYLREDRLPHIFCPGCGNGTIMNAFIKGMEKAEMDFDSVAMVSGIGCSSRIPGYMDCDSLHTTHGRALSFATGLKVSNPDLNVVVFSGDGDAASIGGNHLIHAARRNINLTVICVNNNIYGMTGGQISPTSPKGSFGTTAPYGTDDSPFKLAELVAAAGATYSARWTTLQIENLVGSIKTGLKNKGFSFIEVVSPCPTYYGRKNKLRTPTAMAVTIKINTVFKSEAERMKEKDLEGKIVVGEFANKTKAEFTDNIQNLSERLSGDKTLINSAYRADL, translated from the coding sequence ATGGAAAATAGTAATCCTTATGGAAATAAGTTTTTACCATATTTAAGAGAAGATAGGCTTCCTCATATCTTTTGTCCAGGTTGTGGAAATGGTACTATCATGAATGCATTTATTAAAGGTATGGAAAAAGCAGAAATGGACTTTGATAGTGTAGCTATGGTTTCTGGAATTGGATGTTCTTCAAGAATTCCTGGTTATATGGATTGTGATTCTCTTCATACTACTCACGGAAGAGCTTTAAGTTTCGCAACTGGTTTAAAAGTATCTAATCCTGATTTAAATGTTGTTGTTTTCTCAGGTGATGGAGATGCTGCTTCTATTGGTGGTAACCATTTAATCCATGCAGCTAGAAGAAATATTAATTTAACTGTTATTTGTGTTAACAATAATATTTATGGGATGACTGGTGGTCAGATTAGTCCTACTTCTCCTAAAGGAAGTTTTGGAACAACTGCACCTTATGGTACTGATGATTCTCCATTTAAATTAGCTGAACTTGTAGCAGCTGCTGGTGCAACTTATTCTGCAAGATGGACCACTTTACAAATTGAAAATTTAGTTGGTTCTATTAAAACTGGTTTAAAAAATAAAGGATTCAGTTTCATTGAAGTTGTTTCTCCTTGTCCTACTTATTATGGACGTAAAAATAAGTTAAGGACTCCAACAGCTATGGCAGTTACTATTAAAATAAATACTGTCTTTAAATCTGAAGCAGAGAGAATGAAAGAAAAAGATTTAGAAGGAAAAATCGTAGTTGGAGAATTTGCAAATAAAACAAAAGCAGAATTTACTGATAATATTCAAAATTTAAGTGAAAGATTATCTGGAGACAAAACTCTTATTAATTCTGCATATAGGGCTGATTTATAG
- a CDS encoding serine protein kinase RIO, producing the protein MDSKIAKADEKVQKLISRKRIKSDEDRKVGSEIFDKITLETLYKLANQGYVDVLNGAISTGKEANVLKGITKDNSIVAVKIYRIATSDFKKMNYYIDGDPRFNIKSKNKRQTIYAWVMKEFKNLKRLYSAGVTVPKPIISANNVLLIEFIGDELGNPAQTVKNQPPKDPEDFFNKLLTQVKLFVNEARLVHGDLSNFNILNKDETPVIIDVSQSVVLDNPIAKELLERDIKTLVNEYKKLGVNTSYDEVYEYISPKFL; encoded by the coding sequence ATGGATTCTAAAATTGCTAAAGCTGATGAAAAGGTTCAAAAATTAATTTCACGAAAAAGAATTAAAAGTGATGAAGACAGAAAAGTAGGCAGTGAAATTTTTGATAAAATCACTTTAGAAACCTTATATAAATTGGCTAATCAAGGATATGTGGATGTCCTTAATGGAGCTATTAGTACTGGAAAAGAAGCAAATGTATTAAAAGGAATCACAAAAGATAATTCTATTGTGGCTGTTAAAATTTATAGAATAGCTACTTCTGATTTTAAAAAAATGAATTATTATATTGATGGGGATCCTAGATTCAATATCAAATCTAAAAATAAAAGGCAAACTATTTACGCTTGGGTTATGAAAGAATTTAAGAATCTTAAAAGATTGTATTCTGCAGGTGTTACAGTACCTAAACCTATTATAAGTGCAAATAATGTTCTTTTAATTGAATTTATTGGTGATGAATTAGGAAATCCTGCTCAAACAGTGAAAAATCAACCACCTAAAGATCCAGAGGATTTCTTTAATAAATTATTGACGCAAGTAAAACTATTTGTTAATGAAGCAAGATTAGTTCATGGAGATTTATCTAATTTCAACATTCTTAACAAAGATGAGACTCCTGTAATTATTGATGTTTCACAATCAGTAGTTTTAGATAATCCTATTGCAAAAGAATTATTAGAGCGAGATATAAAGACTTTAGTTAATGAATATAAAAAATTAGGTGTTAACACTTCTTATGATGAAGTTTATGAGTATATTTCACCAAAATTTTTATAA
- a CDS encoding 2-oxoacid:ferredoxin oxidoreductase subunit gamma: MRQELRIGGFGGQGVIMAGIIVGKAASLFDNNEAVQTQSYGPEARGGASKCEVVISDDEIDYPKVQSPDILVAMSNEALIKYIVDLKDNGTLIVDPGTTDIEDVKEFIDEHNIKVYEAPATKTAVDDIGLKIVANIVMVGAITKVTGIISKEAAMEAINDSVPKGTEEKNIAAFNAGYDLV, translated from the coding sequence ATGAGACAAGAATTAAGAATTGGTGGATTTGGAGGTCAAGGAGTTATTATGGCTGGAATTATTGTAGGTAAAGCTGCATCACTTTTTGACAATAATGAAGCTGTTCAAACTCAATCCTATGGTCCTGAAGCTCGTGGTGGAGCTTCTAAATGTGAAGTTGTTATTAGTGATGATGAAATCGATTATCCTAAAGTTCAAAGCCCAGATATTTTAGTAGCTATGTCTAATGAGGCTTTAATCAAATATATTGTTGATTTAAAGGATAATGGTACTTTAATTGTAGATCCTGGAACAACTGATATTGAAGATGTTAAAGAGTTCATTGATGAACATAACATTAAAGTTTATGAGGCTCCTGCAACTAAAACTGCAGTTGATGACATTGGTCTTAAAATTGTAGCAAATATTGTTATGGTTGGAGCTATTACTAAAGTCACTGGAATCATATCTAAAGAAGCAGCTATGGAAGCTATTAATGATAGTGTACCTAAAGGAACTGAAGAAAAGAATATTGCTGCATTTAACGCAGGGTATGATTTAGTTTAA
- a CDS encoding flavodoxin family protein — protein sequence MKFFAINGSPRHNCNTAQLLKESLKGIKSIISDAETEIINLYDIPFNGCKSCFACKKINGRHYGKCVYKDDFKPILEKIVQADGIILGSPVYFGDVTGNMRSFLERFIFPFFVYDKEGTSLAPKRMPLAFIYTMNVSKENALNMEYEHFFSKTESVLENIFSKPLNLYAYDTYQFDYSKYKMELFTEEHKAKVRKEQFPKDLKAAFNIGVEIANKSLL from the coding sequence ATGAAATTTTTCGCAATTAATGGCAGTCCAAGACATAACTGTAACACTGCTCAGCTTTTAAAAGAATCATTAAAGGGTATTAAATCTATAATCTCCGATGCAGAAACAGAAATCATTAATCTATATGATATACCTTTTAATGGTTGTAAAAGTTGTTTTGCCTGTAAAAAAATTAATGGTCGCCATTATGGGAAATGTGTTTATAAGGATGACTTTAAACCTATATTAGAAAAAATTGTTCAGGCTGATGGGATTATTCTAGGTTCTCCAGTTTACTTTGGTGATGTTACTGGAAATATGAGGTCTTTTTTGGAAAGATTCATTTTCCCATTTTTTGTTTATGACAAAGAAGGAACCAGTTTGGCTCCAAAAAGAATGCCTTTGGCTTTTATTTATACAATGAATGTTTCCAAAGAAAATGCTTTGAACATGGAATATGAGCATTTCTTCTCAAAAACAGAATCTGTTTTAGAAAATATCTTTTCTAAACCTTTAAATCTTTATGCTTATGATACTTATCAATTTGATTACTCTAAATACAAAATGGAACTTTTTACAGAAGAACATAAAGCTAAAGTTAGAAAAGAACAATTTCCTAAAGATTTAAAAGCTGCTTTCAATATTGGTGTTGAAATAGCTAATAAATCTTTATTATAA
- a CDS encoding KH domain-containing protein: MPGTEYIKIPQKRVGALIGSKGEVKKTIEKATGTYIDINSDDGAVDISPREDMEDPLGVWNANHIVKAIGRGFNPEVALKLVDDDVYLEIIKLPLLIGKSKNALARYKGRIIGKDGKTREIIMEMAEVDMAVYGKTVSLIGHIDNIMIAKEAIEMIIKGSRHKSVYGFLEQKQNELKLKEFKSIVGIHDDKIEFKDGIDFTEEDFQ, encoded by the coding sequence ATGCCGGGAACAGAATATATTAAAATTCCTCAAAAAAGAGTTGGAGCATTAATTGGAAGTAAAGGGGAAGTTAAAAAAACTATTGAAAAAGCAACTGGAACATACATAGATATTAACAGTGATGATGGTGCAGTTGATATTTCTCCAAGAGAAGATATGGAAGATCCTTTAGGAGTTTGGAATGCAAATCACATTGTTAAAGCTATTGGTCGTGGTTTTAATCCAGAAGTTGCATTAAAATTAGTGGATGATGATGTTTATTTAGAAATTATTAAACTTCCATTACTTATTGGTAAATCTAAAAATGCATTAGCTAGATATAAAGGTAGAATCATTGGAAAAGATGGTAAAACAAGAGAAATTATCATGGAAATGGCTGAAGTTGATATGGCAGTTTATGGTAAAACTGTTTCATTGATTGGTCATATTGACAATATTATGATTGCTAAAGAAGCTATTGAAATGATAATTAAAGGTTCTAGACATAAATCTGTTTATGGATTTTTAGAACAGAAACAAAACGAATTAAAACTTAAAGAATTCAAATCCATTGTTGGAATTCATGATGATAAAATTGAATTTAAAGATGGAATTGACTTTACTGAAGAGGATTTCCAATAA
- the top6B gene encoding DNA topoisomerase VI subunit B, with protein sequence MSQNATELFDENFNELTPSEFFRKNKQMLGFTGKIRSLTIVFHELITNSFDAAEEAGILPEINIDLKRVDKEHYILTHSDNGPGIPEDYIMKVYCTMFAGSKFRNIQSRGQQGLGCSGCVLLSQMTTGEPARVISCYEENGELKGVNMKFKMDVKKNKGMLMEKEYIKPEHTGVCIQLHFKDVSYSLSEQGAFEYIRRTMIANPHAKITFRDPSGHKYIFKRAAEIVPVLPKEVLPHPKGVSADDILFMAKHTDKRRYKSMLTTSLSRMSNKRVAEIEEMTGIDMNKRPKDMKWAEAEAIVDSFQKMKFMAPPSNGLIPIGSEQIEKGMKQILKPEFVATLTRKPVTYKGGVSFIVEAGIAYGGDAGRIVNEQRKSEIMRFANRVPLTFDQGSCAITEALKSIDWKRYGLKDLDNTPLTLFVNLISTQVPYLSTGKQSISPEPEIVHEIRQSTMKLARKLQKHIRSKKAAKEKAMRSKVFEDLLPVIIEESAKLGETSVPEYTQVLAKVTKRALAELLGEKVEEEEVEEEEDALIMEELDEFGYAVDEENSSLNSSKDFDDLEIDEEE encoded by the coding sequence TTGTCTCAAAATGCAACAGAACTCTTTGATGAAAATTTTAATGAATTAACCCCGTCAGAGTTTTTTAGGAAAAATAAGCAGATGTTAGGTTTCACTGGTAAAATCCGTTCATTAACTATTGTTTTTCACGAGTTAATTACAAACAGTTTTGATGCAGCTGAAGAAGCTGGTATTTTACCTGAAATAAACATTGATTTAAAAAGAGTGGATAAAGAACATTATATTTTAACTCACTCAGATAATGGGCCTGGAATCCCTGAAGATTATATAATGAAAGTATACTGTACAATGTTTGCAGGATCCAAATTTAGAAACATCCAATCTAGAGGACAACAAGGTTTAGGTTGTAGTGGTTGTGTACTTCTTTCACAGATGACTACTGGTGAACCTGCACGTGTAATTTCATGTTACGAAGAAAATGGAGAACTTAAAGGAGTTAACATGAAATTTAAGATGGATGTTAAGAAGAACAAAGGTATGTTAATGGAAAAAGAGTACATTAAACCTGAGCATACTGGTGTTTGCATCCAATTACACTTTAAAGATGTTTCTTATTCTCTTTCAGAACAAGGTGCTTTTGAATATATTAGAAGAACTATGATTGCAAACCCTCATGCAAAAATTACTTTTAGAGATCCTTCAGGACATAAGTACATCTTTAAAAGAGCAGCAGAAATTGTTCCTGTTCTTCCAAAAGAAGTTTTACCACACCCTAAAGGTGTAAGTGCTGATGATATTCTATTCATGGCTAAACATACTGATAAAAGAAGATATAAAAGTATGTTAACAACTTCTCTTTCAAGAATGTCCAATAAAAGAGTTGCTGAAATTGAAGAGATGACTGGAATAGACATGAACAAACGTCCTAAAGATATGAAATGGGCTGAAGCTGAAGCTATTGTCGATTCATTCCAAAAAATGAAATTTATGGCACCTCCATCTAATGGACTTATTCCTATTGGTTCTGAACAGATTGAAAAAGGTATGAAACAAATCCTTAAGCCGGAATTTGTAGCTACTCTTACTAGAAAACCTGTAACCTACAAAGGAGGAGTATCTTTTATTGTTGAAGCAGGTATTGCTTATGGTGGAGATGCAGGTAGGATTGTTAATGAACAAAGAAAATCTGAAATTATGAGATTTGCAAATAGAGTACCTTTAACTTTCGATCAAGGAAGCTGTGCTATTACAGAAGCTTTAAAAAGTATTGATTGGAAACGTTATGGATTAAAAGATTTAGACAACACTCCATTAACTTTATTTGTTAATTTAATTTCTACTCAGGTTCCATACTTGTCAACAGGTAAACAAAGTATTTCTCCAGAACCTGAAATTGTACATGAAATTAGACAGTCTACTATGAAATTAGCTCGTAAGCTTCAAAAACACATCAGGTCTAAAAAAGCAGCTAAAGAAAAAGCAATGCGTTCAAAAGTATTTGAAGACTTACTTCCAGTTATTATTGAAGAATCTGCTAAATTAGGAGAAACTTCTGTACCTGAATATACTCAAGTACTAGCTAAAGTAACTAAAAGGGCTCTTGCAGAGTTACTTGGTGAAAAAGTTGAAGAGGAAGAGGTTGAAGAGGAAGAAGATGCACTTATCATGGAAGAACTTGATGAGTTTGGATATGCTGTAGATGAAGAAAATAGTAGTTTAAATAGTAGTAAAGACTTTGATGATTTAGAAATTGATGAGGAAGAGTAG
- a CDS encoding fumarate hydratase C-terminal domain-containing protein: MKKITTPISNDEIASLKVGDQILISGTMYTGRDAILPKLAELANENKSPVDLKGMAIMHTAVSDAGIAPTTSNKEEIESTIPDLSKNGVKIHIGKGKLSKKTADSLNKNNSIFVVTPPVAALLTDKVLEKKCVAFENEGIESMFQLKVENIPGIVAIANGKSI; encoded by the coding sequence ATGAAAAAGATTACAACACCAATAAGTAATGATGAAATAGCTAGTTTAAAAGTTGGAGACCAAATTTTAATAAGTGGAACTATGTATACTGGTCGTGACGCAATCCTTCCAAAACTTGCAGAACTAGCTAATGAAAACAAATCTCCTGTTGATTTAAAAGGAATGGCAATAATGCATACTGCAGTAAGTGATGCAGGAATAGCTCCAACAACAAGCAATAAAGAAGAAATTGAATCAACAATTCCTGATTTATCAAAAAATGGTGTTAAAATCCATATTGGAAAAGGAAAATTATCCAAAAAAACAGCAGATAGTTTAAATAAAAACAATTCTATTTTTGTAGTTACTCCTCCAGTAGCTGCACTTTTAACAGATAAAGTTCTTGAAAAAAAGTGTGTTGCCTTTGAAAATGAAGGTATAGAATCTATGTTTCAGTTAAAAGTAGAAAATATTCCCGGAATAGTAGCAATAGCTAATGGAAAAAGTATTTAA
- a CDS encoding 4Fe-4S dicluster domain-containing protein has protein sequence MIHVDEDLCKGCHLCVYVCYKNVYAIPSEANKKGVLLPYVNFEDRCTNCGVCEVSCPDQAITVDVDGNWWVKEDSYNFNPKFSQAK, from the coding sequence ATGATTCATGTAGATGAAGATTTATGCAAAGGTTGTCATCTTTGTGTATATGTATGTTATAAAAATGTTTATGCAATACCTTCTGAAGCTAATAAAAAAGGTGTTTTATTACCTTATGTTAACTTTGAAGATAGATGTACTAATTGCGGAGTCTGTGAAGTTTCTTGTCCAGACCAAGCAATTACTGTTGATGTTGATGGAAACTGGTGGGTTAAAGAGGATTCTTATAATTTCAACCCTAAATTTTCACAAGCAAAATAA
- the sucC gene encoding ADP-forming succinate--CoA ligase subunit beta — MKFFENVAKRIFKKEGIKILEGHVAYSPEEAVSISSEMGVPVAIKAQVLIGGRGKAGGVKFADNPGETFKIAEEILGMEIRGEKVKHLLIEKKAKIVNEFFVSVSIDRAAKRPVIIASKEGGVEIENLAKVSPEKIIKYYPNPLLDFLPYEARELARRMGVSSELISPVGDVIWKLYNVFDKYDAETAEINPLVLTEDEGIVAADAKLVVEDDSLYRHEDLVDMLHYKKKAVDFVKLDGDIAVIGNGAGLTLTGMDMIKLNHGEPATFLDIGGGASENTIMQALNIVFNYDPVKVVFLNVLGGITKADDVARGVVKALENSKRDIKIVIRLTGTNEEEGQRILEEAGIPYEISMEKAAKKAVELCNSLKA; from the coding sequence ATGAAGTTTTTTGAAAATGTAGCTAAAAGGATTTTTAAAAAAGAAGGAATTAAAATTCTAGAAGGTCATGTAGCTTACTCTCCTGAAGAAGCAGTATCCATATCTTCTGAAATGGGTGTTCCTGTAGCTATTAAAGCACAAGTTTTAATTGGTGGTAGAGGAAAAGCTGGTGGAGTAAAATTCGCTGATAACCCTGGTGAAACATTCAAAATAGCTGAAGAAATTTTAGGTATGGAAATCAGAGGAGAAAAAGTAAAACACCTTCTTATTGAGAAAAAAGCCAAAATTGTAAATGAATTTTTCGTAAGTGTTTCTATTGATAGGGCTGCTAAAAGACCTGTTATTATAGCAAGTAAAGAAGGTGGAGTTGAAATTGAAAACTTAGCAAAAGTAAGTCCTGAAAAGATTATCAAATATTATCCAAACCCTTTACTTGACTTTTTACCTTATGAAGCACGTGAATTAGCACGTAGAATGGGTGTCTCTTCAGAGTTAATTAGCCCTGTTGGAGATGTAATCTGGAAATTATACAATGTATTTGACAAGTATGATGCTGAAACAGCAGAGATTAACCCATTAGTTTTAACTGAAGATGAAGGTATTGTAGCTGCAGATGCTAAATTAGTTGTTGAAGATGATTCTTTATACAGACATGAAGATTTAGTAGACATGTTACACTATAAGAAGAAAGCAGTTGACTTTGTAAAACTTGATGGGGATATTGCTGTTATTGGAAATGGTGCTGGTTTAACCTTAACTGGTATGGATATGATTAAACTTAATCATGGGGAACCTGCTACCTTTTTAGATATTGGTGGTGGAGCTTCTGAAAACACTATTATGCAAGCATTAAACATTGTATTTAACTATGATCCAGTTAAAGTTGTATTCTTAAATGTTTTAGGAGGAATTACTAAAGCAGATGATGTAGCACGTGGTGTTGTTAAGGCTTTAGAAAATTCCAAACGTGATATTAAAATTGTTATTCGTTTAACTGGAACTAATGAAGAAGAAGGACAAAGAATTCTTGAAGAAGCAGGAATTCCTTATGAAATATCCATGGAAAAAGCTGCTAAAAAAGCTGTTGAATTGTGCAATTCTTTAAAAGCTTGA
- a CDS encoding DNA topoisomerase IV subunit A, with protein MADEVKQGNKSHKELRKEYTYNKLKALGQEIIEDVEKQKVPAVKVPSRGTSNIVYDNAKRYYVLGDRYGKRSLGNVKQIRKLGQMVYVANFCKDLVQREKTATIREMYYVSEGWGISFKTQQESNIVGEDLEVTLGTTREDLGLMPEEDGASVYGDITLKDDDVEINALKAGKSGYTISPTIDQVEFLDHNVDRVIAVETMGMFHRMVQEKAYDRFNTLIVGLKGQAARATRRFIKRVNEELKLPVYICNDGDPWGFHIAQVIISGSAKLAHVNHDLATPDAKFMGVTASDIINYDLPTDNLKDVDVMRLKELAKDPRYKSDFWQTEIKKMLKIGKKAEQQSFSKYGLEYVVDTYIPEKLEAME; from the coding sequence ATGGCTGATGAAGTTAAACAAGGAAACAAATCACATAAAGAGCTTAGAAAAGAATATACCTACAATAAATTAAAAGCATTAGGTCAGGAAATTATTGAAGATGTTGAAAAACAGAAAGTTCCTGCTGTTAAAGTTCCTTCCAGAGGTACCTCAAACATTGTTTATGATAATGCAAAAAGATACTATGTTTTAGGGGACAGATATGGTAAAAGGTCTCTTGGAAATGTGAAACAAATTAGAAAATTAGGTCAAATGGTTTATGTTGCTAATTTCTGTAAAGATTTAGTTCAAAGAGAAAAAACAGCTACTATCAGGGAAATGTACTATGTTTCTGAAGGATGGGGTATAAGCTTTAAAACACAACAAGAATCTAACATTGTAGGTGAAGATTTAGAAGTAACTCTTGGAACTACAAGGGAAGACTTAGGATTAATGCCTGAGGAAGATGGTGCATCTGTATATGGTGACATTACATTAAAAGATGATGATGTTGAAATTAATGCTTTAAAAGCTGGAAAATCTGGTTATACTATTTCACCAACTATTGACCAAGTTGAATTTTTAGATCATAATGTTGATAGGGTAATAGCTGTGGAAACTATGGGGATGTTCCATAGGATGGTTCAGGAAAAAGCATATGATAGGTTTAACACCTTGATTGTAGGGCTTAAAGGACAAGCTGCTCGTGCTACAAGAAGGTTTATTAAAAGGGTTAATGAAGAATTAAAATTACCTGTTTACATCTGTAACGACGGAGACCCATGGGGATTCCACATTGCACAGGTTATTATTTCTGGTAGTGCAAAATTAGCTCATGTAAATCATGATTTAGCTACTCCAGATGCTAAATTTATGGGTGTAACAGCTAGTGATATTATTAACTATGATTTACCTACTGATAATCTTAAAGATGTTGATGTAATGAGGTTAAAAGAGTTAGCTAAAGATCCAAGATATAAAAGTGATTTTTGGCAAACTGAGATTAAGAAAATGTTAAAAATAGGTAAGAAAGCAGAACAGCAATCTTTCTCAAAATATGGGCTTGAATATGTTGTTGATACATATATCCCAGAAAAATTAGAGGCAATGGAATAA
- a CDS encoding 2-oxoacid:acceptor oxidoreductase subunit alpha yields the protein MVEELFVQGNEACAKGAIKAGCRFFAGYPITPSTEVAENLAKDLPTVGGSFVQMEDEIASAGAIIGGSWGGSKSMTATSGPGFSLMQENIGYAFITETPIVIVNVQRGSPSTGQPTMAAQADMMQARWGSHGDYEPIALAPSSVQEFFDFTIKAFNLAEKYRTPVFVMADEVIGHMREKIVIDDDIEIVPRTMPNKEENYLPFKNVENGTNPMPSFGEGFNIHVTGLTHDERGYPDTNSPETHTELVQRLCDKILNNKDKICSVVSEGCEDADIVVVSYGAPVRSVITAVKKAQEEGKKVGYIKIDTPWPFPDEQIAELVGDASDVIVVEMNLGQMYYEVDRVLDSKVNTHLIGIIGGLLPTPDEILSKIEEIGGN from the coding sequence ATGGTTGAAGAATTATTCGTTCAAGGAAATGAAGCATGTGCAAAAGGTGCTATCAAAGCAGGTTGTAGATTTTTTGCAGGTTATCCAATTACTCCTTCAACTGAAGTTGCAGAAAATTTAGCTAAAGATCTTCCAACTGTTGGTGGTTCTTTTGTTCAAATGGAAGATGAAATTGCATCTGCAGGAGCTATTATTGGAGGTTCATGGGGTGGTTCTAAATCAATGACAGCTACTTCTGGTCCAGGTTTCTCTTTAATGCAAGAAAATATTGGTTATGCATTCATTACTGAAACTCCAATTGTTATTGTTAATGTTCAAAGAGGTTCTCCATCCACTGGTCAACCAACTATGGCTGCTCAGGCAGATATGATGCAAGCACGTTGGGGTTCTCATGGGGATTATGAACCTATTGCTTTAGCACCATCAAGTGTTCAAGAATTCTTTGATTTCACAATAAAAGCTTTTAATTTAGCTGAAAAGTACAGAACTCCTGTATTTGTCATGGCTGATGAAGTAATTGGACACATGAGAGAAAAAATAGTTATTGATGATGATATTGAAATCGTTCCAAGAACAATGCCAAATAAAGAAGAGAACTATTTGCCATTTAAAAATGTTGAAAATGGTACAAATCCAATGCCTTCATTTGGTGAAGGATTTAATATCCATGTTACTGGTTTAACTCATGATGAAAGAGGTTATCCTGATACTAACTCTCCTGAAACTCATACAGAACTTGTTCAACGTTTATGTGATAAAATATTAAATAACAAGGATAAAATCTGTTCTGTTGTATCTGAAGGATGTGAAGATGCTGATATTGTTGTAGTATCTTACGGTGCTCCAGTTCGTTCTGTCATCACTGCAGTTAAAAAAGCACAAGAAGAGGGTAAAAAAGTAGGTTATATTAAAATTGATACTCCATGGCCATTCCCTGATGAACAAATTGCTGAGTTAGTTGGTGATGCTAGCGATGTAATTGTTGTAGAAATGAACTTAGGCCAAATGTATTATGAAGTTGACAGAGTATTAGATTCAAAAGTTAACACTCATCTTATTGGTATTATTGGAGGGTTATTACCTACTCCTGATGAAATATTGTCTAAAATTGAAGAAATAGGAGGAAACTAA
- a CDS encoding peptidylprolyl isomerase — protein sequence MAIENGDFVRLNFTGKIKENDDVFDTTYEDVAKDAGIYVDEKTYKAIPIVVGGNHVLPAIEEAIEGLEAGDSKTIEIESEKAFGKRNAGLIQLIPMKEFKKQGMTPVPGMQISSNGQTGKILTVNGGRVKVDFNHELAGKDLVYDVEVVEVIEDDEEKIKSMIELHYPSPNMDLDKTVIDIDGNVVNIQLDEIAKFDQKPYMDITFARFAIAKDIWSNMDFDKVNFVDAFEKKDIEADNEEDEE from the coding sequence ATGGCTATTGAAAACGGTGATTTTGTAAGATTAAACTTTACTGGTAAAATTAAAGAAAATGATGATGTATTTGACACTACTTATGAAGATGTAGCTAAAGATGCAGGTATTTATGTTGACGAAAAAACCTACAAAGCAATCCCAATTGTTGTAGGTGGAAACCATGTATTACCAGCTATTGAAGAAGCTATTGAAGGTCTTGAAGCTGGAGATTCTAAAACTATTGAAATTGAAAGTGAAAAAGCATTCGGTAAAAGAAATGCTGGTTTAATTCAATTAATTCCAATGAAAGAATTCAAAAAACAAGGTATGACTCCAGTACCAGGTATGCAAATTAGTTCCAACGGTCAAACTGGTAAAATTTTAACTGTAAATGGTGGAAGAGTAAAAGTAGACTTCAACCATGAATTAGCTGGTAAAGACTTAGTTTACGATGTAGAAGTAGTAGAAGTAATTGAAGATGATGAAGAAAAAATTAAAAGTATGATTGAGTTACATTACCCATCTCCAAACATGGATCTTGATAAAACTGTAATTGATATTGATGGTAATGTTGTAAACATCCAATTAGATGAAATTGCAAAATTCGATCAAAAACCTTACATGGACATTACTTTTGCTAGATTTGCTATTGCAAAAGACATCTGGTCCAATATGGACTTTGATAAAGTTAACTTCGTTGATGCTTTTGAGAAAAAAGATATCGAAGCTGACAATGAAGAAGATGAAGAGTAA